One Perognathus longimembris pacificus isolate PPM17 chromosome 13, ASM2315922v1, whole genome shotgun sequence genomic window, TGGGTTTTAATGGAATATGATGTTTCAGCCACTTGAGGTGGAGGGATAAGCTATGTCTATGGAATTTACAGGGTATGTACTGAAGAAATTAGCATCTCTGGATGCTGTAAAGCACAGGAAAAGTGAATATAAAAAGAATTCAATGAGGTTTCCCAACAATGATGTGAGGTCCCTCAGTGGCGCCTATAGAGAATGAAGACAACTCACGGAAAACATAAATATGACTTTATTTTACATGGTGGAAAATTGTTCACAATACTCACTATGAACTTGGTCTCTACATTTCTTAGAGGGATTCATTTAGTATTTTACAACTGGATTCTTCATACAAAGATGAAGACAAAAAGGTATTAAAATTTTCCCAACAATCTGTCTTTGTGAGGCAGTGATGGAAAGTTTCTCTGATATGTGTAGGAAAACGTAAGGAGCACTAAAGTAATCAATGGGGAtatgttttatataataaatttcTCAGTGCATTAATCACTTCCTTGTTTCTAAGGCTGTAAATCATTGGATTGAACATAGGAGTCAAAATGGTGTAGAAAAGGGAGAGCAATCTATCAATTCCAGCTGAATGACTGGACTTTGGCCTGAAGTAGGTAATGCTAGCAGATccataaaataaaaccacaacCAGCAGGTGGGAAGAGCAGGTCGAGAAGGCCTTACCCCGTCCTTGGGCTGTTGGCAATTTGAGAACAGTGGAAATGATTTTGCTGTAAGAAACAAGGATCAACGAAAAAGGAAGAACAGCAAACAACATTGCTACTACATAGACAGACAATTCATGCATAGAGGTGTCCCCACAAGCTAAATTGATCATGGGGGGTATGTCACAGAAGAAGTGGCCAATTTCATTAGAACcacagaaatgcaaagaaaatatttgacaGGTTTGTCCTATTTGGACTGGAATGCCACTGAGCCAGGAGCAAGCTGCCAGCTGAATGCACTTCTTTGGGTTCATGATTAGTATATAGTGGAGAGGGTGGCAGATGGCCACGTATCGGTCATAGGACATCACAGC contains:
- the LOC125362530 gene encoding olfactory receptor 10AG1-like gives rise to the protein MRDGDINAEGNASMVKEFVLLGFSDLPNLQGFLSGVFSIIYIIILVGNSLLIGLTRLDPALQKPMYFFLANFSCLEICYVSVTLPRIVVSIWSQYRNISLLECATQLCFFLILGITECFLLAVMSYDRYVAICHPLHYILIMNPKKCIQLAACSWLSGIPVQIGQTCQIFSLHFCGSNEIGHFFCDIPPMINLACGDTSMHELSVYVVAMLFAVLPFSLILVSYSKIISTVLKLPTAQGRGKAFSTCSSHLLVVVLFYGSASITYFRPKSSHSAGIDRLLSLFYTILTPMFNPMIYSLRNKEVINALRNLLYKTYPH